From the Daphnia magna isolate NIES linkage group LG3, ASM2063170v1.1, whole genome shotgun sequence genome, one window contains:
- the LOC116918387 gene encoding protein flightless-1 isoform X1 produces MAASVLPFVRGIDCSNYDFTNGNFPRTIGDMVGLRWLKLDQTGLTEAPEELGKLQKLEHLSLKRNKIDKVYGEVTTLPCLRSLNLRYNSLRSSSLPQDIFQVEELTTLDLSHNNLRQVPDGLERAKSLLVLNLSHNNIEAIPSQLFVQLTDLLFLDLSHNHLETLPPQTRRLVNLQTLILNGNPMANYQMRQLPSLTALRSLQVRDTQRNVLNIPSSLEALLDVGEVDLSQNGLSRIPDGLFVLPTLRRLNMSNNVMTELHSAIDLWSKLETVNLSRNQLRSLPESICLLSCLRRLYVDSNNLESEGLPAELGRLPALEVFSASDNKLETIPDTFLKCVSLKKLILINNRLRYLPKGIQYLPKLELIETRGNPDFKAPPKPNPHALANAYYNIDFSLQHQLRLASAAGTVALPTPQESGTLSKQSSLDAGSNTSLDKDNVRKRGRRGRHQQEEADQDQAKILKGLKDVAKDKNHKSIDELKAESLKPRKWVESLEKPTLDYSEFFEEDVGQIPGLTIWEIENFLPCQVDESVHGKFYEADCYIVLKTFIDESGSLSWKISFWIGEKATLDKKACAAIHAVNLRNFLGAQCRTIREEQGDESPEFISMIDGDLVYLEGCRTASGFYTVDEIELPARLYRIHASGPSIHLEPVAVHADELDPRHVFLLDAGRKMFIWTGIKSKNTLRSKTRLLAEKINKEERKGTADIIVCAQGKETEDWWEVLSSESDETYRPSVIREHVTEEFVPFAAKLYRVGLGMGYLELPQVELTTRGKLEHKLLETNGVYLIDCLGEVFIWIGKQSTRLVRAAALKLAHELTALITRPTFAVVTKISEGTEPMIFKTKFSGWNDVIAVDFTRTADSVRKTGADLGKWASEQQTKVDISALFTPRQPPMSAVEAQQLSDDWNEDLEAMEAFVLENKKFVRLPEEDMGHFYSGDCYVFLCRYWIPATDVEPDAKNEDDDPQDDFQCVVYFWQGRDASDMGWLTFTFSLQKKFESLFGSKLEVVRTRQQQENLKFLSHFHRKFVIHRGKRKPVKGEDWTAPTEFFQIRSSGSTLCTRCIQIQADSSLLNSCFCYILKVPFDKEDRSGIVYVWVGTRADPEEARITEEIAREMYDGKNAGDQIVFGRLTLDTLGKPRTASHGHLTIHSQTSERFSLQVLNEGEEPDNFFWVGLGERKPYDTQADFLDYARLFRCSNERGYFAVSEKCSDFCQDDLADEDNMLLDNGDQVFLWLGSRSSEVEVKLTYKAVQVYMQHLRVQQPQRPRQLFLTLKFKETKRFTKCFHGWSTWKLPV; encoded by the exons ATGGCGGCCTCGGTTTTACCATTCGTGCGCGGGATCGACTGTAGTAATTATGATTTCACG AATGGCAATTTTCCTCGAACTATTGGCGATATGGTCGGCCTACGGTGGCTTAAACTTGACCAGACTGGGTTAACAGAAGCTCCGGAAGAGCTTGGAAAACTTCAAAAATTA GAACATCTAAGTTTGAAGAGAAACAAAATTGACAAAGTCTATGGTGAAGTGACTACCCTTCCATGTCTCCGCTCCCTTAACCTTCGTTACAACAGCTTGCGAAGCTCCAGTTTACCACAAGATATTTTTCAGGTTGAAGAGCTCACAACACTTGATCTTAGTCACAATAACCTTAGACAAGTTCCAGATGGACTAGAAAGAGCAAAATCTTTGTTAGTCCTTAACCTCAGTCATAACAA CATTGAGGCAATACCAAGCCAATTATTTGTTCAGTTAACTGATTTGCTGTTCTTGGATCTGAGCCATAATCACCTTGAAACCCTACCTCCTCAAACTAGAAGATTAGTTAACTTACAGACCTTAATCTTGAATGGAAACCCCATGGCAAATTATCAAATGAGACAACTACCTTCACTTACAGCCTTGAGAAGCCTGCAGGTTCGGGATACTCAACGAAATGTATTAAACATCCCATCATCCTTGGAAGCATTGCTCGATGTGGGCGAAGTGGACTTGTCACAGAATGGGCTCTCTAGAATACCTGATGGTCTTTTCGTGCTTCCGACACTAAGAAGGTTGAATATGAGCAATAACGTCATGACAGAACTTCACTCAGCCATTG ATTTGTGGTCCAAACTTGAAACAGTGAATTTAAGCCGAAACCAGTTACGCTCGTTGCCGGAGTCTATTTGTTTATTATCGTGTCTTCGTCGACTGTACGTTGATTCGAACAATTTGGAAAGCGAAGGGCTACCTGCCGAATTAGGTCGCTTACCAGCACTTGAAGTGTTTTCTGCATCAGACAATAAGTTGGAAACTATCCCCGATACGTTTCTCAAGTGTGTCTCACTGAAAAAACTCATCCTCATTAACAATCGGCTACGATATTTACCCAAAGGAATCCAGTATCTTCCTAAATTGGAATTAATTGAAACCAGAGGCAATCCTGATTTCAAAGCTCCACCTAAACCCAATCCTCACGCCCTGGCTAACGCGTACTATAACATCGATTTTTCTTTACAACATCAACTGAGACTGGCAAGTGCTGCAGGTACCGTAGCGTTACCTACACCACAAGAATCAGGCACGCTTTCTAAACAATCTTCATTGGACGCCGGAAGTAATACGTCACTTG ACAAAGACAACGTTCGTAAAAGAGGTCGACGGGGAAGGCATCAGCAAGAAGAAGCGGATCAAGATCAAGCAAAAATTCTTAAA ggTCTAAAAGACGTCGCTAAGGACAAAAATCATAAGTCAATTGACGAATTGAAAGCTGAATCTCTCAA GCCGAGGAAATGGGTAGAGTCTCTGGAAAAGCCAACGCTTGATTATTCCGAATTCTTTGAGGAAGACGTCGGACAAATTCCAGGACTGACTATTTGGGAAATAGAAAACTTTCTTCCTTGTCAAGTTGATGAATCCGTTCACGGGAAGTTTTATGAGGCAGATTGTTACATCGTACTCAAAACATTCATTGACGAGAGTGGATCTCTGAGTTGGAAGATATCCTTTTGGATCGGAGAAAAAGCCACG ttGGATAAAAAAGCGTGCGCAGCCATTCATGCCGTCAACCTGCGGAACTTTCTTGGCGCGCAATGTCGAACAATACGAGAAGAACAAGGGGATGAATCACCGGAATTCATTTCTATGATTGACGGAGATCTTGTCTATTTAGAAGGTTGCCGTACTGCTTCGGGCTTCTACACGGTTGATGAGATCGAATTACCTGCTCGTCTGTACCGAATACACGCATCTGGCCCGTCAATTCACCTCGAACCTGTAGCAGTTCATGCTGACGAGCTTGATCCTCGACATGTCTTTCTTCTTGATGCTGGgagaaaaatgtttatctGGACAGGAATCAAATCCAAGAATACTCTCAG GTCTAAGACGCGCCTACTAGCTGAAAAGATAAACAAAGAGGAACGTAAAGGTACAGCCGATATTATCGTCTGCGCACAAGGAAAAGAGACGGAAGATTGGTGGGAAGTTTTGTCGTCTGAATCTGACGAAACCTACCGACCGTCCGTCATTCGCGAACATGTAACAGAGGAGTTTGTTCCATTTGCCGCCAAACTGTACCGCGTCGGCCTCGGAATGGGATATTTGGAATTACCTCAG GTGGAGCTAACTACTAGAGGAAAACTGGAACACAAGTTACTTGAAACAAATGGTGTCTATTTGATTGACTGCCTAGGTGAGGTTTTTATCTGGATAGGAAAACAATCCACTCGCCTTGTTCGAGCTGCAGCCCTGAAGTTGGCCCACGAGCTAACCGCCCTCATCACACGCCCTACGTTTGCTGTCGTGACAAAAATTTCTGAAG GTACTGAACCCATGATTTTTAAGACGAAGTTTTCCGGCTGGAATGATGTTATTGCCGTTGACTTTACAAGAACAGCAGATTCTGTTCGTAAAACTGGTGCTGACTTAGGAAAATGGGCATCTGAGCAACAAACGAAG GTTGATATTTCGGCCTTGTTCACTCCAAGACAACCTCCCATGTCCGCAGTTGAAGCCCAGCAACTTTCGGATGATTGGAATGAAGACCTTGAG GCAATGGAAGCGTTTGtgcttgaaaacaaaaaatttgtcCGATTACCAGAGGAAGATATGGGTCATTTCTATAGCGGGGACTGTTATGTTTTTCTGTGTCGATATTGGATACCTGCAACTGACGTGGAACCAGATGCAAAGAATGAAGACGATGATCCTCAGGATGATTTTCAATGCGTCGTCTATTTTTGGCAAGGGAGGGATGCATCTGACATGGGGTGGCTCACATTCACGTTCAGTTTACAAAAAAAGTTCGAATCTCTCTTCGGCAGCAAGCTTGAG gtGGTGCGAACGAGACAGCAGCAAgagaatttaaaatttttatcacATTTTCATCGCAAATTTGTTATTCATcgaggaaaacgaaaaccagTTAAAGGAGAAGACTGGACAGCTCCTACAGAATTTTTCCAAATTCGTAGCTCTGGTTCAACACTATGCACAAGATGCATACAAATTCAAGCGGATTCGTCTCTGCTAAACTCGTGCTTCTG TTACATTTTGAAAGTGCCTTTTGATAAAGAAGATCGCAGTGGAATCGTCTACGTCTGGGTTGGAACTAGAGCCGACCCTGAAGAGGCTCGTATTACGGAGGAGATAGCAAGGGAGATGTATGATGGG AAAAATGCAGGGGACCAGATCGTGTTTGGTCGACTTACGCTTGATACCTTGGGGAAACCTCGAACTGCCAGCCATGGGCACCTCACCATTCATTCCCAGACGAGT GAAAGATTTAGTTTACAAGTACTAAATGAAGGAGAAGAACCTGACAATTTCTTCTGGGTTGGTTTGGGAGAACGCAAACCCTACGATACGCAAGCCGATTTTCTCGACTATGCCAGACTTTTTCGATGTTCGAACGAACGAGGCTATTTTGCTGTCTCGGAAAAGTGCTCAGACTTTTGTCAG GATGATCTAGCAGATGAAGATAATATGCTGTTAGATAATGGTGATCAGGTATTCCTCTGGCTTGGATCAAGAAGTTCAGAAGTGGAAGTTAAGCTTACATATAAAGCAGTACAA GTTTACATGCAACATTTACGAGTCCAACAACCTCAACGACCGCGACAGTTGTTTCTAACCCTGAAATTCAAAGAGACTAAACGCTTCACTAAGTGCTTCCATGGTTGGTCGACCTGGAAACTCCCTGTTTGA
- the LOC116918387 gene encoding protein flightless-1 isoform X2 has protein sequence MAASVLPFVRGIDCSNYDFTNGNFPRTIGDMVGLRWLKLDQTGLTEAPEELGKLQKLEHLSLKRNKIDKVYGEVTTLPCLRSLNLRYNSLRSSSLPQDIFQVEELTTLDLSHNNLRQVPDGLERAKSLLVLNLSHNNIEAIPSQLFVQLTDLLFLDLSHNHLETLPPQTRRLVNLQTLILNGNPMANYQMRQLPSLTALRSLQVRDTQRNVLNIPSSLEALLDVGEVDLSQNGLSRIPDGLFVLPTLRRLNMSNNVMTELHSAIDLWSKLETVNLSRNQLRSLPESICLLSCLRRLYVDSNNLESEGLPAELGRLPALEVFSASDNKLETIPDTFLKCVSLKKLILINNRLRYLPKGIQYLPKLELIETRGNPDFKAPPKPNPHALANAYYNIDFSLQHQLRLASAAGTVALPTPQESGTLSKQSSLDAGSNTSLDKDNVRKRGRRGRHQQEEADQDQAKILKGLKDVAKDKNHKSIDELKAESLKPRKWVESLEKPTLDYSEFFEEDVGQIPGLTIWEIENFLPCQVDESVHGKFYEADCYIVLKTFIDESGSLSWKISFWIGEKATLDKKACAAIHAVNLRNFLGAQCRTIREEQGDESPEFISMIDGDLVYLEGCRTASGFYTVDEIELPARLYRIHASGPSIHLEPVAVHADELDPRHVFLLDAGRKMFIWTGIKSKNTLRSKTRLLAEKINKEERKGTADIIVCAQGKETEDWWEVLSSESDETYRPSVIREHVTEEFVPFAAKLYRVGLGMGYLELPQVELTTRGKLEHKLLETNGVYLIDCLGEVFIWIGKQSTRLVRAAALKLAHELTALITRPTFAVVTKISEGTEPMIFKTKFSGWNDVIAVDFTRTADSVRKTGADLGKWASEQQTKVDISALFTPRQPPMSAVEAQQLSDDWNEDLEAMEAFVLENKKFVRLPEEDMGHFYSGDCYVFLCRYWIPATDVEPDAKNEDDDPQDDFQCVVYFWQGRDASDMGWLTFTFSLQKKFESLFGSKLEVVRTRQQQENLKFLSHFHRKFVIHRGKRKPVKGEDWTAPTEFFQIRSSGSTLCTRCIQIQADSSLLNSCFCYILKVPFDKEDRSGIVYVWVGTRADPEEARITEEIAREMYDGERFSLQVLNEGEEPDNFFWVGLGERKPYDTQADFLDYARLFRCSNERGYFAVSEKCSDFCQDDLADEDNMLLDNGDQVFLWLGSRSSEVEVKLTYKAVQVYMQHLRVQQPQRPRQLFLTLKFKETKRFTKCFHGWSTWKLPV, from the exons ATGGCGGCCTCGGTTTTACCATTCGTGCGCGGGATCGACTGTAGTAATTATGATTTCACG AATGGCAATTTTCCTCGAACTATTGGCGATATGGTCGGCCTACGGTGGCTTAAACTTGACCAGACTGGGTTAACAGAAGCTCCGGAAGAGCTTGGAAAACTTCAAAAATTA GAACATCTAAGTTTGAAGAGAAACAAAATTGACAAAGTCTATGGTGAAGTGACTACCCTTCCATGTCTCCGCTCCCTTAACCTTCGTTACAACAGCTTGCGAAGCTCCAGTTTACCACAAGATATTTTTCAGGTTGAAGAGCTCACAACACTTGATCTTAGTCACAATAACCTTAGACAAGTTCCAGATGGACTAGAAAGAGCAAAATCTTTGTTAGTCCTTAACCTCAGTCATAACAA CATTGAGGCAATACCAAGCCAATTATTTGTTCAGTTAACTGATTTGCTGTTCTTGGATCTGAGCCATAATCACCTTGAAACCCTACCTCCTCAAACTAGAAGATTAGTTAACTTACAGACCTTAATCTTGAATGGAAACCCCATGGCAAATTATCAAATGAGACAACTACCTTCACTTACAGCCTTGAGAAGCCTGCAGGTTCGGGATACTCAACGAAATGTATTAAACATCCCATCATCCTTGGAAGCATTGCTCGATGTGGGCGAAGTGGACTTGTCACAGAATGGGCTCTCTAGAATACCTGATGGTCTTTTCGTGCTTCCGACACTAAGAAGGTTGAATATGAGCAATAACGTCATGACAGAACTTCACTCAGCCATTG ATTTGTGGTCCAAACTTGAAACAGTGAATTTAAGCCGAAACCAGTTACGCTCGTTGCCGGAGTCTATTTGTTTATTATCGTGTCTTCGTCGACTGTACGTTGATTCGAACAATTTGGAAAGCGAAGGGCTACCTGCCGAATTAGGTCGCTTACCAGCACTTGAAGTGTTTTCTGCATCAGACAATAAGTTGGAAACTATCCCCGATACGTTTCTCAAGTGTGTCTCACTGAAAAAACTCATCCTCATTAACAATCGGCTACGATATTTACCCAAAGGAATCCAGTATCTTCCTAAATTGGAATTAATTGAAACCAGAGGCAATCCTGATTTCAAAGCTCCACCTAAACCCAATCCTCACGCCCTGGCTAACGCGTACTATAACATCGATTTTTCTTTACAACATCAACTGAGACTGGCAAGTGCTGCAGGTACCGTAGCGTTACCTACACCACAAGAATCAGGCACGCTTTCTAAACAATCTTCATTGGACGCCGGAAGTAATACGTCACTTG ACAAAGACAACGTTCGTAAAAGAGGTCGACGGGGAAGGCATCAGCAAGAAGAAGCGGATCAAGATCAAGCAAAAATTCTTAAA ggTCTAAAAGACGTCGCTAAGGACAAAAATCATAAGTCAATTGACGAATTGAAAGCTGAATCTCTCAA GCCGAGGAAATGGGTAGAGTCTCTGGAAAAGCCAACGCTTGATTATTCCGAATTCTTTGAGGAAGACGTCGGACAAATTCCAGGACTGACTATTTGGGAAATAGAAAACTTTCTTCCTTGTCAAGTTGATGAATCCGTTCACGGGAAGTTTTATGAGGCAGATTGTTACATCGTACTCAAAACATTCATTGACGAGAGTGGATCTCTGAGTTGGAAGATATCCTTTTGGATCGGAGAAAAAGCCACG ttGGATAAAAAAGCGTGCGCAGCCATTCATGCCGTCAACCTGCGGAACTTTCTTGGCGCGCAATGTCGAACAATACGAGAAGAACAAGGGGATGAATCACCGGAATTCATTTCTATGATTGACGGAGATCTTGTCTATTTAGAAGGTTGCCGTACTGCTTCGGGCTTCTACACGGTTGATGAGATCGAATTACCTGCTCGTCTGTACCGAATACACGCATCTGGCCCGTCAATTCACCTCGAACCTGTAGCAGTTCATGCTGACGAGCTTGATCCTCGACATGTCTTTCTTCTTGATGCTGGgagaaaaatgtttatctGGACAGGAATCAAATCCAAGAATACTCTCAG GTCTAAGACGCGCCTACTAGCTGAAAAGATAAACAAAGAGGAACGTAAAGGTACAGCCGATATTATCGTCTGCGCACAAGGAAAAGAGACGGAAGATTGGTGGGAAGTTTTGTCGTCTGAATCTGACGAAACCTACCGACCGTCCGTCATTCGCGAACATGTAACAGAGGAGTTTGTTCCATTTGCCGCCAAACTGTACCGCGTCGGCCTCGGAATGGGATATTTGGAATTACCTCAG GTGGAGCTAACTACTAGAGGAAAACTGGAACACAAGTTACTTGAAACAAATGGTGTCTATTTGATTGACTGCCTAGGTGAGGTTTTTATCTGGATAGGAAAACAATCCACTCGCCTTGTTCGAGCTGCAGCCCTGAAGTTGGCCCACGAGCTAACCGCCCTCATCACACGCCCTACGTTTGCTGTCGTGACAAAAATTTCTGAAG GTACTGAACCCATGATTTTTAAGACGAAGTTTTCCGGCTGGAATGATGTTATTGCCGTTGACTTTACAAGAACAGCAGATTCTGTTCGTAAAACTGGTGCTGACTTAGGAAAATGGGCATCTGAGCAACAAACGAAG GTTGATATTTCGGCCTTGTTCACTCCAAGACAACCTCCCATGTCCGCAGTTGAAGCCCAGCAACTTTCGGATGATTGGAATGAAGACCTTGAG GCAATGGAAGCGTTTGtgcttgaaaacaaaaaatttgtcCGATTACCAGAGGAAGATATGGGTCATTTCTATAGCGGGGACTGTTATGTTTTTCTGTGTCGATATTGGATACCTGCAACTGACGTGGAACCAGATGCAAAGAATGAAGACGATGATCCTCAGGATGATTTTCAATGCGTCGTCTATTTTTGGCAAGGGAGGGATGCATCTGACATGGGGTGGCTCACATTCACGTTCAGTTTACAAAAAAAGTTCGAATCTCTCTTCGGCAGCAAGCTTGAG gtGGTGCGAACGAGACAGCAGCAAgagaatttaaaatttttatcacATTTTCATCGCAAATTTGTTATTCATcgaggaaaacgaaaaccagTTAAAGGAGAAGACTGGACAGCTCCTACAGAATTTTTCCAAATTCGTAGCTCTGGTTCAACACTATGCACAAGATGCATACAAATTCAAGCGGATTCGTCTCTGCTAAACTCGTGCTTCTG TTACATTTTGAAAGTGCCTTTTGATAAAGAAGATCGCAGTGGAATCGTCTACGTCTGGGTTGGAACTAGAGCCGACCCTGAAGAGGCTCGTATTACGGAGGAGATAGCAAGGGAGATGTATGATGGG GAAAGATTTAGTTTACAAGTACTAAATGAAGGAGAAGAACCTGACAATTTCTTCTGGGTTGGTTTGGGAGAACGCAAACCCTACGATACGCAAGCCGATTTTCTCGACTATGCCAGACTTTTTCGATGTTCGAACGAACGAGGCTATTTTGCTGTCTCGGAAAAGTGCTCAGACTTTTGTCAG GATGATCTAGCAGATGAAGATAATATGCTGTTAGATAATGGTGATCAGGTATTCCTCTGGCTTGGATCAAGAAGTTCAGAAGTGGAAGTTAAGCTTACATATAAAGCAGTACAA GTTTACATGCAACATTTACGAGTCCAACAACCTCAACGACCGCGACAGTTGTTTCTAACCCTGAAATTCAAAGAGACTAAACGCTTCACTAAGTGCTTCCATGGTTGGTCGACCTGGAAACTCCCTGTTTGA